A part of Paenibacillus sp. sptzw28 genomic DNA contains:
- a CDS encoding phosphate/phosphite/phosphonate ABC transporter substrate-binding protein, which translates to MLNKFTKILLPLLVILLIASACGSKTNEGSGAADTGTNKSADSGTKPAGYVPETLTVQFVPSQNADTLEAKAKPLEKLLSDRLGIPVKVSVSTDYNVVIEAMASKKVDVGFLPPTTYVLAKDKGAAQVILQAQRFGVDDNTGKPTTDLVDFYKSMFIVKKDSNIKSLADLKGKKIAFQNVTSSAGYVWPAVALMDAGIDPSKDVVPVTVKGHDQAVIALLNGDVDAAAVFQDARNVVLKDYPKVFDDTRVLAFTDKIPNDTISVRSDMDPAWVEKIQNAFIDIGKDEAGHAIIKEIYSHEGYVKSDDSVFNIVREYGEKVKTE; encoded by the coding sequence ATGTTAAACAAATTCACGAAGATCCTGCTTCCCTTGTTAGTCATTCTCTTGATTGCCAGCGCATGCGGCAGTAAAACCAACGAAGGCAGCGGAGCGGCTGATACGGGCACCAATAAAAGCGCGGATTCCGGCACTAAACCGGCCGGATATGTCCCGGAGACACTCACGGTACAATTCGTGCCTTCCCAGAACGCGGACACGCTTGAAGCTAAAGCAAAGCCGCTCGAGAAATTACTGAGCGACCGACTTGGCATTCCGGTAAAGGTCAGCGTATCTACCGATTATAACGTAGTTATTGAAGCGATGGCTTCCAAGAAAGTGGACGTAGGCTTTCTTCCCCCGACTACATATGTACTGGCAAAAGATAAAGGAGCCGCTCAGGTCATCCTCCAGGCGCAGCGCTTCGGAGTGGACGATAACACCGGCAAACCGACAACAGATCTCGTTGATTTCTATAAATCCATGTTTATTGTAAAGAAAGATTCCAATATCAAGAGCCTTGCCGATTTGAAAGGCAAGAAGATCGCCTTCCAGAACGTTACATCCTCAGCCGGATATGTATGGCCTGCCGTTGCGCTTATGGATGCAGGGATCGACCCGTCGAAGGATGTTGTTCCTGTAACGGTTAAAGGTCATGATCAAGCCGTTATCGCGCTGCTTAACGGCGATGTGGATGCTGCCGCTGTGTTCCAGGATGCCCGGAATGTCGTCCTTAAAGATTATCCGAAAGTATTTGATGATACGAGAGTCCTTGCCTTTACCGATAAAATTCCGAATGACACGATATCGGTGCGCTCCGATATGGACCCTGCATGGGTTGAAAAAATTCAGAACGCCTTTATCGATATCGGAAAAGACGAGGCAGGTCATGCGATAATCAAGGAAATATACTCGCATGAGGGTTACGTCAAGTCGGACGACAGTGTCTTTAATATTGTCCGCGAATACGGGGAAAAAGTGAAAACCGAGTAA
- the phnC gene encoding phosphonate ABC transporter ATP-binding protein — protein sequence MIEIRNVSKTYPNGTKGLNGISLNIGKGEFVVIVGLSGAGKSTLLRSINRLHEITGGEIVIDGHSITKAKGAALRRIRRGIGMVFQSFNLVKRSSVLRNVLAGRVGYHSTLRTIFGLFPKADMDLAFRALERVNIAEKAYSRADQLSGGQQQRVAIARVLAQEAKIILADEPVASLDPLTTKQVMDDLKKINLELGITTIVNLHYIDLAREYATRIIGLRSGVVVFDGPVSEATDERFAEIYGRPIKSDELLGEPDL from the coding sequence GTGATCGAAATTCGCAATGTATCCAAGACCTATCCGAATGGAACCAAAGGTCTGAACGGCATCAGCCTGAATATCGGCAAAGGCGAATTTGTCGTTATAGTCGGATTGTCCGGCGCCGGCAAATCAACGCTTCTTCGCTCCATCAACCGATTGCACGAGATTACGGGCGGGGAGATTGTCATTGACGGACATTCCATCACGAAAGCTAAAGGAGCCGCACTGCGCCGAATCCGCCGCGGCATCGGGATGGTCTTCCAGAGCTTTAATCTCGTGAAGCGTTCATCGGTATTAAGGAACGTTCTGGCAGGAAGAGTGGGCTACCATTCGACTCTGCGCACTATCTTCGGCCTATTTCCGAAAGCCGATATGGATTTGGCTTTCCGGGCTTTGGAGCGCGTCAATATTGCGGAGAAAGCATACTCCCGTGCGGATCAGCTGTCCGGCGGGCAGCAGCAGCGCGTGGCGATTGCCCGGGTGCTGGCACAGGAAGCGAAGATTATCCTGGCCGACGAACCGGTTGCTTCGTTAGATCCGCTCACCACGAAACAAGTTATGGATGACCTGAAGAAGATCAATCTTGAGCTTGGCATAACAACCATTGTGAATCTTCACTATATCGATTTGGCCAGAGAATACGCAACCCGAATTATCGGATTGCGCTCAGGTGTGGTGGTCTTTGACGGGCCGGTTTCGGAAGCGACGGACGAGCGTTTTGCGGAAATATACGGACGCCCGATCAAATCGGACGAGCTGCTCGGGGAGCCTGATTTATGA
- the phnE gene encoding phosphonate ABC transporter, permease protein PhnE, with amino-acid sequence MNPADERKLPKPPGKIKHYLTAVLIILLIWGSAARTDSSLGELISGLPNMMDLLGEMFPPRWSYFDNIVDAMLETIRMAIAGTTFGAILAIPVAILSARNIVRMPWLFYPVRLVLNLIRTIPDLLLASIFVAVFGLGPLPGIFALTLFSLGLIAKLTFESIETIDQGPLEAMTSVGANKIQWIVFGVVPQVMANFISYVLYAFEINVRAAAVLGLVGAGGIGHYYEKTLGFLEYDKTNTIIIFTLAVVLVIDYTSTRLREKLL; translated from the coding sequence ATGAATCCTGCCGATGAGAGAAAATTACCGAAACCGCCCGGTAAGATCAAGCATTATTTGACGGCTGTTCTCATTATTCTTCTGATCTGGGGCAGCGCAGCCCGTACGGACTCTTCACTGGGAGAGTTAATCTCCGGGCTTCCAAATATGATGGATCTGCTTGGGGAAATGTTCCCGCCGAGGTGGAGCTATTTCGACAATATCGTAGATGCGATGCTGGAAACGATTCGTATGGCGATCGCAGGGACGACGTTCGGCGCCATCCTGGCTATACCGGTCGCAATCCTGTCGGCAAGAAATATCGTGAGAATGCCGTGGCTCTTTTACCCTGTTCGACTCGTGCTGAATTTGATCCGGACCATTCCCGATTTGCTGCTTGCATCTATCTTTGTCGCCGTCTTCGGTTTGGGACCGCTGCCCGGTATTTTTGCCTTGACCTTGTTTTCATTGGGTCTTATCGCCAAATTAACGTTTGAATCCATAGAAACAATCGATCAAGGACCGCTCGAGGCGATGACGTCGGTCGGAGCCAATAAGATACAGTGGATTGTATTCGGCGTAGTACCTCAAGTAATGGCGAATTTTATTTCATATGTCTTGTATGCGTTCGAAATCAACGTTCGGGCTGCTGCGGTGCTGGGACTGGTCGGAGCAGGCGGAATCGGTCATTACTACGAGAAAACGCTCGGATTTCTCGAGTATGACAAAACCAACACCATCATTATTTTCACGCTGGCGGTCGTCTTGGTGATCGATTATACAAGTACGAGGCTGCGGGAGAAATTATTATGA
- the phnE gene encoding phosphonate ABC transporter, permease protein PhnE translates to MTMKKRWFVYIALSLIYIWTFTGIPFTGLKETAGQIARSIASGIFSPDWGYVYLPDGEDLLRGLLDTLAIAVLGTFISSFLCVPFAFWAAANMSKHKTISGAGKFLLSFIRTFPEIIMAILFIKAVGPGSFAGALALGLHSIGMLGKLFSEEVENMDTGPTEALIATGANRLQILWFAVIPQVLPGFLSYSLYRFEINVRSATILGVIGAGGIGTPLIFALSSRDWDRVGIILLGIIVMVTVIDMISGYIRKRIA, encoded by the coding sequence ATGACAATGAAAAAAAGATGGTTCGTCTATATTGCGCTCTCGCTTATATATATCTGGACGTTTACCGGAATTCCGTTCACAGGTTTGAAAGAAACGGCCGGGCAAATTGCGCGCTCAATCGCGAGCGGAATTTTCTCGCCGGATTGGGGCTACGTCTATTTGCCTGATGGAGAAGATTTGCTCAGGGGTTTGCTTGACACACTGGCAATAGCCGTACTGGGCACGTTCATTTCCAGCTTCCTTTGTGTCCCGTTCGCATTCTGGGCGGCTGCCAACATGAGCAAGCACAAAACGATATCGGGTGCGGGCAAATTTCTGCTCAGCTTCATCCGTACGTTTCCGGAAATTATTATGGCGATATTATTTATTAAAGCCGTGGGACCCGGCTCCTTCGCCGGAGCGTTGGCGCTTGGGCTTCATTCCATCGGTATGCTGGGCAAGCTGTTTTCGGAAGAAGTGGAGAATATGGATACGGGACCGACTGAGGCTTTAATAGCTACCGGGGCCAACCGTCTGCAAATTCTCTGGTTCGCGGTTATCCCGCAGGTACTGCCGGGATTTCTTTCCTACTCCTTATACCGGTTTGAAATCAATGTCCGTTCAGCGACCATACTGGGTGTCATTGGAGCGGGCGGGATCGGCACCCCGTTGATTTTTGCCCTTAGCAGCCGCGACTGGGACCGCGTCGGCATCATTCTGCTTGGTATTATTGTGATGGTAACCGTGATTGACATGATCTCCGGTTATATACGTAAGAGAATTGCTTGA
- a CDS encoding transglutaminase domain-containing protein has protein sequence MGKLISLAGILVVLLAFAIKWDFSFVQAKAASSVSSLNELEDELQKQVMLQKTDIAVGYSGDKQQLSANIGRLLKEVFAADDYIAYIVDSYIYTIRTWGSTADIKVSVQYRESAAENKKVQEKVSAVLFTIIKPSMSQRDKIKAIHDWIVMNVAYDQSLERYTAYDAVKSGQAVCQGYSLLMYRMLETAGIESRIIEGSVSSGSHVWNLVRLGSEWYHLDATWDDPTPDRPGAVSYNYFLKSDKQMQVDHDWVKPYPAANVSG, from the coding sequence ATGGGCAAACTAATAAGCTTGGCCGGCATACTCGTAGTGCTGCTCGCTTTTGCAATCAAGTGGGATTTCAGCTTTGTACAAGCGAAAGCAGCATCGAGTGTTTCCTCTCTGAATGAGCTTGAAGACGAATTGCAGAAGCAGGTTATGCTGCAGAAGACCGATATTGCCGTCGGTTACTCCGGAGATAAACAACAGTTGTCGGCTAATATCGGCAGGCTGCTGAAGGAAGTGTTTGCAGCGGACGATTATATCGCATACATAGTCGATTCCTATATATACACGATACGAACCTGGGGCTCGACCGCCGACATTAAAGTTTCCGTTCAATACCGCGAGTCCGCGGCTGAGAACAAGAAGGTGCAGGAGAAGGTCAGCGCCGTGCTCTTCACGATTATTAAACCGTCCATGTCACAGCGGGACAAAATCAAAGCGATCCATGACTGGATCGTAATGAACGTTGCTTACGACCAATCGCTGGAGCGATATACCGCATATGACGCGGTAAAATCCGGTCAGGCCGTATGCCAAGGCTATTCGCTTCTTATGTATAGAATGCTGGAAACGGCGGGTATCGAGTCCCGCATCATCGAAGGAAGCGTCAGCTCAGGCAGCCATGTGTGGAACCTGGTTCGTTTGGGGTCGGAGTGGTACCATCTGGATGCCACGTGGGACGATCCGACGCCTGACAGGCCGGGCGCAGTGAGCTACAATTATTTCTTGAAAAGCGATAAGCAAATGCAGGTTGACCATGATTGGGTCAAACCATACCCGGCCGCTAATGTCAGCGGCTGA
- a CDS encoding virulence factor: MKLLSIEPTPSPNSMKLNVDERLAAGRRVSYTRDNAAGAPEPLRGLLAIEGVRGLFRTADFIALDRKPGADWGRILAAARALLQNGEEGSAASDSAVPQEHFGEAHAFVQLYRGIPMQVRVRFGDREVRAAMSDRFTQAVTAAAASSMIRERKLEELGVRYGEPEEIAAELVKELEAAYPQERLNELVTVAASQGTGDESGQPPAPVRPAPLTVEQLAARLRSPEWSDRYEALSRTSPEPDMLPLLAEAVHDDNVSIRRLAVVYLGELRLPEAMPLLFAALRDSSASVRRTAGDTLSDLGDPSAVGPMIEALRDRNKLVRWRAARFLYEAGDHSASEALREASEDPEFEVSLQARIALERIERGEEAAGSVWQQMTSRKREAGSE, from the coding sequence ATGAAGTTGTTATCGATTGAGCCGACTCCAAGCCCGAATTCGATGAAGCTTAATGTGGATGAAAGGCTTGCCGCGGGCCGGCGAGTCAGCTATACGCGGGACAATGCCGCCGGCGCGCCGGAGCCGCTGCGCGGGCTGCTGGCGATCGAAGGCGTGCGCGGACTGTTCCGCACGGCGGATTTTATCGCGCTCGACCGCAAGCCGGGCGCGGATTGGGGGCGAATTCTGGCAGCTGCGCGCGCCCTGCTGCAAAATGGAGAAGAGGGATCGGCCGCGTCCGATTCGGCTGTGCCGCAGGAGCACTTCGGCGAAGCGCACGCATTCGTGCAGCTGTACCGGGGTATCCCGATGCAGGTTCGCGTCCGATTCGGAGACCGCGAGGTCCGGGCTGCCATGTCAGACCGGTTCACGCAAGCGGTGACGGCTGCGGCCGCCTCGTCTATGATCCGCGAGCGCAAGCTCGAAGAGCTCGGGGTTCGCTACGGCGAGCCCGAGGAGATCGCCGCTGAGCTTGTTAAGGAACTGGAAGCCGCTTACCCACAGGAGCGGTTGAATGAACTCGTCACCGTCGCCGCCTCACAGGGCACAGGTGACGAAAGCGGCCAGCCCCCCGCACCCGTACGTCCCGCGCCGCTGACGGTAGAGCAGCTCGCGGCACGGCTGCGCTCGCCGGAGTGGAGCGACCGGTATGAGGCGCTGTCGCGTACATCGCCGGAACCTGATATGCTTCCGCTGCTGGCAGAAGCGGTTCACGACGATAATGTCTCTATCCGGAGACTGGCCGTCGTCTACCTCGGCGAGCTTCGTTTGCCTGAAGCAATGCCGCTCCTGTTCGCGGCGCTCCGCGATTCGTCGGCCTCCGTGCGGCGAACCGCAGGCGACACTCTGTCCGATCTGGGCGATCCGTCGGCCGTCGGCCCGATGATCGAAGCACTGCGCGACCGCAATAAGCTTGTCCGCTGGCGAGCGGCACGTTTTCTCTATGAGGCCGGGGATCATTCGGCGTCGGAAGCGCTGCGCGAAGCGTCGGAAGACCCGGAATTCGAGGTCAGCCTGCAGGCCCGGATTGCGCTTGAGAGGATCGAACGCGGCGAAGAAGCTGCCGGCTCGGTGTGGCAGCAGATGACGTCGCGCAAACGCGAAGCCGGAAGCGAGTAG
- a CDS encoding CHASE3 domain-containing protein: MMINIGRSIRSKIFIGYIVVILCLAVSVFIVSGRISSLQNEIDFISEHDVEVHNLTNLIEKDFLDMETGQQGYIITGDTSYLEPYYAALKDWENEYNRLYELVANYPEQQKKLETLKVNLEHWIRVAGEPTIALKKENKTSEIFDYFKTDPGKKDMDLIRTQFEDFRNAEKLLTKNRADRLDAQNRYLKIGMFVLLIAVSIISVLAAIFISRSIVNTIKEVTKTISEIASSGGDLKRRIEVTTKDEIRDLALATNRLLESQERQNWMQSRLTEVVSMYQGVSDIQTLAKLFIGKISPMLNASYGVVYVRSRQEDEVRMVKFASFTSSGADVGADSFGLGEGLIGQCAKDRTPIQIDQIPEDGSSSREAGATRTLIVPAEFEGEVAAVIELATLETFTDSHRLLLENILKTFGTAVNSVESRMEIERLLKDSQLLTEELQLQSEELQSQQEELRIANEHLEEQNRYAEEKSRELEKTRSELEKHAEQLEQSSQYKSQFLANMSHELRTPLNSMLILSQMLAENRSGTHTPEEQEYARVIYSAGEDLLNLINDILDLSKVESGKMDVFIEAMNITELPSILNHQFSQIAERKGLTFSILLDPDIDRLFYTDTQRLLQIVKNLLSNAFKFTRSGGVVLNISMAAAELTSEMFGSWPRKPSNVLAISVTDTGIGISRKKQALIFEAFQQADGTTSRQYGGTGLGLSISRELAGLLGGRIDVKSVEGEGSTFTLVIPSLEEEVNEHLIAQSECAAGEESHVSFTSVYPASEGFKKNKVLIVDEDIRNVFALKSALESEGFTVLAAHDGRECLDLLDKETDIDLVLMDIMMPVMDGYETMRNIRQVLKLERLPIIALTAKAMKEDREKCLEAGASDYISKPIDMNQLLALMRLWLSR; this comes from the coding sequence ATGATGATTAACATAGGACGAAGCATTCGATCGAAGATTTTCATCGGTTATATTGTCGTTATTCTATGCCTCGCCGTATCGGTGTTCATCGTATCGGGCCGAATATCGTCACTGCAGAACGAAATCGATTTCATTTCGGAGCATGACGTGGAGGTCCATAATTTAACCAACCTTATCGAAAAAGACTTCCTCGATATGGAGACCGGCCAGCAGGGCTATATCATCACAGGAGATACCAGCTATCTGGAGCCGTATTACGCGGCACTAAAGGATTGGGAGAATGAATATAACCGTCTTTACGAGCTTGTAGCCAATTATCCGGAGCAGCAGAAGAAGCTGGAGACGTTGAAGGTCAACCTTGAGCACTGGATCCGGGTTGCCGGCGAGCCTACGATAGCGCTCAAGAAGGAAAACAAGACGTCGGAAATCTTCGATTATTTTAAAACGGACCCGGGCAAAAAAGATATGGATCTTATACGTACTCAGTTCGAGGATTTTCGCAACGCCGAGAAACTACTGACCAAAAACCGGGCAGACCGACTGGACGCGCAAAACCGATATTTGAAAATAGGCATGTTCGTCCTGCTTATCGCCGTTTCTATTATTTCGGTCCTGGCGGCTATCTTTATTTCCCGGTCCATTGTCAATACAATCAAGGAAGTCACCAAGACGATATCGGAAATTGCCTCGTCCGGCGGGGATTTGAAGCGCAGAATCGAAGTCACGACGAAGGATGAGATTCGCGACCTTGCCTTGGCTACCAATAGGCTGCTTGAGTCGCAGGAGCGGCAGAACTGGATGCAGTCCAGGCTCACGGAAGTCGTCAGCATGTATCAAGGGGTATCGGATATTCAGACCTTGGCAAAGCTTTTCATCGGGAAAATTTCCCCCATGCTGAATGCCTCTTACGGAGTAGTTTACGTCCGTTCGCGCCAGGAAGACGAGGTGAGAATGGTGAAATTCGCATCTTTTACCTCCAGCGGAGCCGACGTTGGCGCCGATAGCTTTGGTCTGGGTGAGGGCCTTATCGGCCAGTGCGCTAAGGACCGAACCCCTATTCAGATCGACCAGATCCCGGAAGATGGTTCGAGTTCGAGAGAAGCAGGCGCGACCCGGACTTTGATCGTGCCCGCCGAATTTGAAGGCGAGGTTGCTGCAGTCATAGAGCTTGCGACCCTGGAAACGTTCACCGATTCACACCGGCTGCTTCTGGAAAATATTCTTAAGACATTTGGCACGGCGGTCAACAGTGTGGAGAGCCGGATGGAAATCGAAAGATTGCTGAAGGACTCTCAGTTATTGACCGAAGAGCTGCAGCTTCAGTCAGAAGAATTACAATCCCAGCAGGAAGAACTGCGAATCGCGAATGAGCATCTGGAGGAGCAGAACCGTTACGCGGAAGAGAAATCAAGGGAACTGGAGAAGACGAGAAGTGAACTCGAGAAGCATGCGGAGCAGCTCGAGCAAAGCTCTCAGTACAAATCCCAATTCCTGGCGAATATGTCCCATGAGCTGCGCACGCCGCTTAACAGCATGCTCATTTTATCCCAGATGCTTGCTGAGAACCGGAGCGGTACCCACACTCCCGAAGAACAGGAGTACGCACGGGTCATTTATTCGGCGGGAGAAGATTTGCTCAATCTGATTAACGATATATTGGATTTGTCCAAGGTAGAGTCGGGTAAAATGGATGTGTTTATAGAAGCGATGAACATAACCGAACTGCCTTCCATTTTAAATCATCAATTCTCGCAGATCGCCGAGCGGAAAGGGCTGACATTCTCGATTCTGCTTGATCCCGATATCGACCGGCTGTTCTATACCGATACACAGCGTCTTCTGCAAATTGTAAAAAATCTGCTCTCCAATGCATTTAAGTTTACACGCAGCGGCGGAGTCGTTCTCAACATCAGTATGGCAGCCGCGGAGCTGACGAGCGAAATGTTCGGTTCCTGGCCGCGAAAGCCGTCCAACGTGCTGGCAATCTCCGTCACCGATACGGGAATTGGCATTTCCAGAAAGAAGCAGGCGCTAATATTTGAGGCATTTCAACAAGCTGACGGGACAACCAGCCGCCAATATGGCGGCACCGGACTTGGGTTGTCGATCAGCAGAGAGCTCGCCGGCCTGCTTGGCGGCCGTATAGACGTGAAGAGCGTTGAAGGCGAGGGAAGTACGTTTACACTGGTGATTCCGTCCCTTGAAGAAGAAGTGAACGAGCACTTGATCGCGCAATCGGAATGTGCGGCGGGAGAAGAAAGCCACGTCAGCTTTACTTCCGTCTACCCCGCTTCCGAGGGCTTCAAGAAGAACAAGGTGCTGATCGTCGATGAAGATATCCGCAACGTATTCGCGCTTAAGAGCGCGCTGGAGAGCGAAGGATTTACCGTTCTTGCCGCCCATGACGGCCGGGAATGCTTGGATCTGTTAGACAAAGAAACCGATATTGATCTAGTCCTGATGGACATCATGATGCCGGTTATGGACGGATATGAAACGATGCGCAATATCCGCCAGGTTCTTAAGCTTGAACGGCTGCCGATCATCGCACTGACGGCAAAGGCGATGAAGGAGGATCGTGAGAAATGTTTGGAGGCCGGAGCATCCGATTATATAAGCAAGCCCATTGATATGAATCAGCTGCTTGCTCTCATGCGCCTTTGGTTGTCCAGATAG
- a CDS encoding Gfo/Idh/MocA family protein, with product MSQSVRIGIIGAGAIGNAHMGAFSKLEGAVVAAITDTFLPLAQQRAEEHRIPQVHQSPEALLLDPGIDAVVIAVPNKFHAPLAIEALGQGKHVLLEKPMSTNSDSARQILEAKEKSGKVLMMAHQMRWEGLSRALKQEIENGKLGTIYNAKTGWLRKKGIPGWGSWFTRMEESGGGPLIDIGVHMLDLTLYLMGNPKPVSVFGSTYAEFGPRRQGIGNWGTPNWEGYYDVEDLASALIKFDNGATLSLEVSWAAHTAGLSEDPFVYLMGTEGGGSMVGSTGKLVSHEGNIIIESSLAPLEGEDSRTLLSKHFLECIREGKEPITTALSGYTNNRILDAIYESSKTGGEVKLTWE from the coding sequence ATGAGTCAATCCGTCAGAATCGGCATTATCGGCGCAGGCGCCATCGGCAATGCACATATGGGCGCATTCAGCAAGCTTGAAGGTGCGGTCGTAGCCGCCATTACAGACACGTTCCTTCCGCTTGCACAGCAGCGTGCCGAGGAACACCGTATTCCGCAGGTTCATCAATCTCCGGAAGCGCTGCTGCTGGACCCGGGCATCGACGCGGTTGTTATCGCGGTTCCCAATAAATTTCACGCGCCGCTGGCGATTGAAGCGCTTGGGCAGGGAAAACATGTTCTGCTGGAGAAACCGATGTCGACCAACTCCGATTCAGCGCGTCAAATCCTCGAAGCCAAGGAGAAATCGGGCAAAGTTCTGATGATGGCGCATCAAATGCGCTGGGAAGGTCTGTCCCGCGCGCTGAAACAGGAAATCGAGAACGGCAAACTCGGCACTATATATAATGCCAAGACCGGCTGGCTGCGCAAGAAAGGCATTCCGGGCTGGGGCTCCTGGTTTACCCGCATGGAAGAATCAGGCGGGGGCCCACTGATCGACATCGGCGTACATATGCTCGATCTGACCCTTTACCTGATGGGGAATCCAAAGCCGGTTTCCGTTTTCGGCTCGACTTATGCGGAATTCGGACCGAGACGGCAGGGCATCGGCAACTGGGGCACGCCAAATTGGGAAGGCTACTACGACGTGGAGGATCTTGCTTCTGCGCTCATAAAATTCGACAATGGCGCGACGCTGTCTCTGGAAGTGAGCTGGGCGGCCCACACCGCCGGGCTATCCGAAGATCCTTTCGTATATTTGATGGGTACCGAGGGCGGGGGATCAATGGTGGGCAGCACCGGCAAGCTGGTGTCCCACGAAGGTAATATCATTATTGAATCTTCGCTTGCTCCGCTAGAAGGAGAAGATTCCCGGACGCTTCTCAGCAAGCATTTTCTCGAATGTATCCGGGAAGGCAAGGAGCCGATCACGACTGCGCTCTCGGGCTATACCAATAACCGGATTTTGGATGCCATTTACGAATCGTCGAAAACGGGCGGCGAAGTGAAGCTGACGTGGGAATAA
- a CDS encoding ABC-F family ATP-binding cassette domain-containing protein has translation MISTSGVTLRYGKRALFEDVNIKFTPGNCYGLIGANGAGKSTFLKILSGEVEQTGGEVHITPGERLAVLKQNHYEYDEFRVLETVIMGHKKLYEVMKEKDAIYAKAEFTDEDGMRAGELEAEFADMNGWEAESEAAGMLNGLGIPPEMHDKMMAELSGNEKVRVLLAQALFGSPQILLLDEPTNHLDMESIHWLEDFLAGYEGTVIVVSHDRHFLNQVCTHIADIDFGKIQLYVGNYDFWYESSQLALTLMRDANKKKEDKIKELQAFIQRFSANKSKSKQATSRKKLLDKISLDDIRPSNRKYPFINFKPEREAGKQLLLTEGLTKAIDGEKLIDNLTLTINKGDKIALVGPNTLPKTILFQLLTGELEADAGTFQWGITTTQAYFPKDNAAFFEGVEMNLVDWLRQYSKDQDESFIRGFLGRMLFSGDEALKKASVLSGGEKVRCMLSKMMLSGANVLLMDEPTNHLDLESITALNNGLIDFDGTLIFTSHDHQFVQTIANRIIEITPNGIIDRIMSYDEYLESAEIKALRERMYPAE, from the coding sequence ATGATTAGCACAAGCGGCGTTACGCTTCGTTACGGTAAGCGGGCGCTATTTGAAGATGTAAATATCAAGTTCACGCCTGGCAATTGCTATGGTCTGATCGGAGCAAACGGAGCAGGCAAATCTACTTTTCTGAAGATATTATCGGGAGAGGTCGAGCAGACGGGCGGCGAAGTCCATATTACGCCGGGCGAACGGCTCGCCGTGCTCAAGCAGAACCATTACGAATACGATGAGTTCCGCGTGCTCGAGACCGTTATCATGGGCCATAAGAAGCTCTATGAGGTAATGAAAGAGAAAGATGCAATCTACGCCAAAGCGGAATTTACCGATGAAGACGGCATGCGGGCGGGCGAGCTTGAAGCGGAGTTCGCCGATATGAACGGCTGGGAAGCGGAGTCCGAAGCGGCCGGCATGCTCAATGGTCTTGGCATTCCGCCGGAAATGCATGACAAAATGATGGCGGAGCTTTCCGGTAACGAGAAGGTCCGGGTGCTGCTTGCGCAGGCGCTGTTCGGCAGCCCTCAGATATTGCTGCTCGATGAGCCTACCAACCATCTGGATATGGAATCGATTCATTGGCTGGAAGATTTCCTCGCCGGCTATGAAGGCACCGTTATCGTCGTATCCCATGACCGGCACTTCCTTAATCAGGTTTGTACGCATATCGCGGACATTGATTTCGGTAAAATCCAGCTGTACGTCGGCAACTACGACTTCTGGTACGAGTCGAGTCAGTTGGCTCTGACGCTTATGAGGGATGCGAACAAGAAGAAGGAAGACAAAATAAAGGAGCTTCAGGCGTTCATTCAACGCTTCAGCGCCAACAAATCCAAGTCCAAGCAGGCAACTTCCCGGAAGAAGCTGCTCGACAAGATTTCGCTGGACGATATTCGTCCGTCGAACCGCAAATATCCGTTTATCAACTTTAAGCCGGAACGCGAAGCGGGCAAACAGCTGCTGCTCACTGAAGGCTTGACGAAAGCGATCGACGGAGAGAAGCTGATTGACAACTTGACGCTGACAATCAATAAAGGCGACAAAATCGCTCTCGTTGGACCGAACACGCTGCCTAAGACGATTTTGTTCCAGCTGCTTACTGGCGAATTGGAAGCCGATGCCGGCACCTTCCAGTGGGGCATTACGACAACTCAGGCTTATTTTCCGAAGGATAATGCGGCATTCTTTGAAGGCGTCGAAATGAACCTGGTCGACTGGCTTCGCCAATACTCGAAGGATCAGGACGAGAGCTTCATTCGCGGCTTCCTGGGGCGGATGCTTTTCTCGGGCGACGAAGCGCTCAAGAAAGCCAGCGTACTGTCGGGGGGCGAGAAGGTTCGCTGTATGCTGTCGAAGATGATGCTGTCGGGCGCCAACGTACTGCTGATGGATGAACCGACAAACCATCTTGATCTGGAGTCGATCACGGCGCTTAATAACGGTCTCATCGATTTTGACGGAACACTCATTTTCACCTCGCATGACCATCAGTTCGTCCAAACGATTGCGAACCGCATTATTGAAATAACTCCAAACGGAATCATCGACCGAATAATGTCGTATGATGAATACCTCGAAAGCGCGGAGATTAAAGCGCTGCGCGAGCGGATGTACCCGGCGGAATAA